Proteins from a single region of Leuconostoc gasicomitatum LMG 18811:
- a CDS encoding ADP-ribosylglycohydrolase family protein, whose protein sequence is MVKKQATIELLMFGMAVGESMTQLSNSQQDELLQDPIQFTEELSWGSQTSLSLTTIASLSRGYQLTDVMNHFQNWYKRRQFVPENTVQHVDAITKKAMDNYTKNRDTLASGVLEDIADSENILVRMLPVALYLHHEYGVSFINDETAMLTLHRIAGLTHNDEGALVSVGMLSLIISQILDGQSLRDAVENGLAFGFEYYSRHKVFESELIAFEELNLPDFANIPVNHIKLDGRSASTLEAIIWSLLNSNSYVQAMQNAFLHGHANSIIPTAVSAIAAVFYDDDLVLQASQHLISRKLIVSVTRQAERLGRFN, encoded by the coding sequence ATGGTGAAAAAGCAAGCAACAATAGAACTTTTAATGTTTGGTATGGCGGTAGGTGAAAGTATGACGCAACTATCTAACAGCCAGCAGGATGAGTTATTACAAGATCCGATTCAATTTACTGAAGAGCTAAGTTGGGGATCACAAACAAGCCTTTCTTTAACAACAATTGCCAGTTTGTCACGTGGTTATCAATTAACTGATGTGATGAATCATTTTCAAAATTGGTATAAAAGGCGTCAGTTTGTACCTGAAAATACAGTACAACATGTTGACGCAATCACAAAAAAAGCAATGGATAACTATACTAAGAACAGGGATACGCTAGCCTCTGGTGTCCTTGAAGATATCGCCGATAGTGAAAATATATTGGTACGGATGTTACCAGTGGCACTTTATTTACATCATGAATATGGGGTATCATTTATTAATGATGAAACAGCCATGTTGACGTTACATCGCATTGCTGGATTGACACACAATGATGAAGGAGCACTGGTCAGTGTTGGCATGCTTAGTCTCATTATTAGTCAAATATTAGATGGACAAAGCCTGCGAGATGCTGTAGAAAATGGTTTGGCCTTCGGTTTTGAATATTATTCACGGCATAAGGTTTTTGAATCAGAACTAATTGCATTTGAAGAGCTGAATTTACCTGATTTTGCTAATATTCCAGTTAATCATATTAAGCTAGATGGCCGTAGCGCAAGTACTTTGGAAGCGATTATTTGGTCATTACTTAACAGTAATAGTTATGTACAAGCCATGCAAAATGCTTTTTTACATGGTCATGCCAATAGTATTATTCCAACAGCAGTGAGTGCTATTGCGGCCGTTTTTTATGACGATGATCTAGTTTTACAGGCTAGTCAACATTTGATTTCACGAAAATTAATTGTGAGTGTCACGCGTCAAGCAGAAAGATTAGGGCGTTTTAATTAA
- the metK gene encoding methionine adenosyltransferase: MTKYFTSESVSAGHPDKIADQIADAILDAVLEQDPHARSAVEVTTSTGDVSIFGELSTSAYVNVRQIATDTIREIGYNKAELGFTADSVNVSNKIVEQSGDISQAVDNADDDPEQLGAGDQGMVFGYATNETDSYIPLTLALSHRLMRKIRDVREAGTVSYLRPDAKAEVSVELDDNDKVIRIAAVVLSTQHDEDVTLDQLRSDIRQLVIDEVLPQDLVDENTIYYINPSGRFVLGGPQADSGLTGRKIIVDTYGGAAHHGGGAFSGKDATKVDRSAAYFARYVAKNLVAAGVADKLELQVAYAIGVAQPVSLNIDTFGTSTVADTKIREITAQLFDFRPLAIINHLNLRRPIYKQTAAFGHFGRTDIDLPWEALDKVDEIKALL; this comes from the coding sequence ATGACAAAGTATTTTACATCAGAATCAGTTTCCGCAGGTCATCCTGACAAAATAGCCGACCAAATAGCCGACGCTATTTTAGATGCAGTGCTCGAACAAGATCCACATGCACGTTCAGCCGTCGAAGTGACTACGTCAACTGGTGATGTGTCGATTTTTGGTGAATTATCAACATCAGCATATGTTAACGTTAGACAAATTGCAACGGATACGATTCGCGAGATTGGTTATAATAAGGCTGAACTTGGTTTCACAGCAGATTCTGTTAATGTGTCAAATAAAATTGTTGAGCAATCAGGTGATATTTCACAGGCAGTTGATAATGCTGACGATGATCCTGAACAATTGGGTGCTGGCGATCAAGGCATGGTTTTTGGTTATGCAACGAATGAAACTGATAGCTATATCCCATTAACATTGGCTTTGTCACATCGCTTGATGCGAAAAATTCGTGATGTGCGCGAAGCAGGGACCGTATCTTATTTACGTCCGGATGCTAAAGCTGAAGTGAGTGTTGAATTAGATGATAACGATAAGGTTATACGTATTGCCGCAGTTGTTTTGTCAACGCAACATGATGAAGATGTGACGCTTGATCAATTACGATCTGATATCCGCCAATTAGTTATCGATGAGGTGCTGCCACAAGATTTAGTTGATGAAAATACAATCTATTATATTAATCCTTCTGGCCGCTTTGTATTAGGTGGACCACAAGCTGATTCTGGCCTAACTGGCAGAAAAATAATTGTTGATACCTATGGTGGGGCTGCGCATCATGGTGGTGGCGCATTTTCGGGTAAGGATGCAACAAAGGTTGACCGTTCAGCTGCATATTTTGCACGATACGTCGCTAAAAATTTGGTTGCAGCTGGTGTGGCTGACAAATTAGAGTTACAAGTTGCATATGCTATTGGTGTTGCGCAACCAGTATCGCTAAATATCGATACTTTTGGCACGTCAACAGTCGCTGACACAAAGATTCGTGAAATTACAGCACAATTATTTGATTTTCGACCATTAGCAATTATCAATCATTTAAACTTACGTCGTCCAATATATAAGCAAACAGCTGCGTTTGGTCATTTTGGTCGAACAGATATTGATTTACCTTGGGAAGCATTAGACAAAGTTGATGAAATTAAGGCGCTATTGTAA
- a CDS encoding Fur family transcriptional regulator, with product MVDKTLRDILQAHGLKATFQRLSILEYLMTHETHPTAEMIHVDLSNISLATIYNTLDKLVDVGIIIVIDTLKDDKRHYDYYGEPHYHIINSNTNEIIDADNFDVAPLFEAARQVSGLNITGFHIEIYGVDPDQAK from the coding sequence ATGGTAGACAAAACATTACGTGACATACTACAAGCCCATGGCTTAAAAGCAACTTTTCAGCGATTATCAATTTTAGAATACTTAATGACACATGAAACGCATCCAACAGCAGAAATGATTCATGTCGACCTCAGCAATATTAGTCTTGCAACCATATATAACACTCTTGATAAACTAGTTGATGTTGGCATTATTATTGTCATTGATACCTTAAAAGACGATAAACGCCATTATGATTATTATGGTGAACCGCATTATCATATTATTAATAGCAACACAAATGAAATTATCGATGCAGATAATTTCGATGTCGCACCACTTTTTGAAGCTGCACGTCAAGTCAGCGGTTTAAATATTACTGGCTTTCATATTGAAATTTATGGTGTTGATCCCGATCAGGCTAAATAA
- a CDS encoding YihY/virulence factor BrkB family protein encodes MLNQLKELWQKIDKKLKLSTLGTLFLRAQVGYVGPTFAYFALLTVFPMLIAIAIIISITNVSETNIISLIQSVLPRDIEKIVLPILQSVLSSKSTSLLSFSVLLTLWTVSRVIAVFRVSFNRIADVEDRISNLLSRFWSFVWLLIIIAAFGVLMISSNILTIVLQQIPINQWTSFLQHQTKWLIWLGMWLALIMMNYLLPTKEGRAPLRFVAIGSLIEVGALNILNIGFTWYANLAVKQYGFYQSMSAIIVLLIWLNLIATILVTGYVLIQWLTVLKQEKVINI; translated from the coding sequence ATGTTAAATCAATTGAAAGAACTTTGGCAAAAAATAGATAAAAAGTTAAAACTCTCTACTTTGGGGACACTTTTTTTACGTGCACAAGTTGGTTATGTTGGGCCAACTTTTGCTTATTTTGCGTTGCTAACCGTCTTTCCTATGTTAATAGCAATAGCAATTATTATCTCAATCACGAATGTCAGTGAAACAAACATCATCTCATTGATACAAAGTGTGTTGCCACGAGATATTGAAAAAATTGTATTACCTATTTTACAATCAGTTTTATCCTCTAAGAGCACCTCTCTACTCTCTTTTTCTGTGCTACTTACTTTGTGGACAGTATCGAGAGTGATCGCAGTTTTTAGAGTATCATTTAATCGTATTGCTGATGTAGAAGATCGTATTAGTAATTTATTATCCCGATTTTGGTCATTTGTCTGGTTGTTGATTATTATTGCTGCTTTTGGTGTTTTAATGATTAGTAGTAATATATTAACAATCGTCTTGCAACAAATCCCGATTAATCAATGGACGTCTTTTTTACAGCATCAAACAAAATGGTTGATTTGGCTTGGTATGTGGTTGGCACTGATAATGATGAACTATTTATTACCAACAAAAGAAGGCCGTGCGCCGCTTAGATTTGTTGCTATCGGCAGTCTTATAGAAGTTGGTGCACTAAATATCTTGAATATTGGTTTTACTTGGTACGCTAATTTAGCGGTTAAACAGTATGGATTTTACCAATCAATGAGCGCTATTATTGTGCTACTGATTTGGTTAAATTTAATTGCCACTATCTTGGTGACAGGTTATGTTTTGATTCAATGGTTGACCGTATTAAAGCAAGAAAAAGTAATCAACATTTAG
- a CDS encoding VIT1/CCC1 transporter family protein, whose product MDIKLKKEHVKKEQATMDERLNAIRAGVLGSNDGILTVVGVLFSVAAATTNNFAIFIAGLADLMACALSMASGEYASVSSQSDSEKVVVEQERELLKTDFAGQHQSVENFYVDRGVTRATAKSIADELLSKKPLETMLSTKYDITLGHYMNPWSAAWASLFSAAIGGVFPLAALILSPTRYQFIATIAATVVAVGLTGLLSAKMSNGLVKRAMIRNVIIGLLTIAIHYGIGKLF is encoded by the coding sequence ATGGATATAAAGCTTAAAAAGGAACACGTCAAAAAAGAACAGGCGACAATGGATGAACGGTTAAATGCTATTCGTGCAGGTGTTTTGGGTTCAAATGATGGTATTTTAACGGTTGTTGGAGTTCTATTTTCGGTTGCAGCGGCAACAACAAACAATTTTGCTATTTTCATTGCAGGTTTAGCTGATTTAATGGCATGTGCCTTATCAATGGCTTCTGGTGAATATGCTTCGGTGAGTTCACAGTCTGACAGCGAAAAGGTTGTTGTTGAACAAGAACGTGAGTTATTAAAAACAGATTTTGCTGGACAACATCAATCAGTTGAGAACTTTTATGTTGATCGTGGAGTAACACGCGCAACAGCTAAATCAATTGCAGATGAATTACTGAGTAAAAAGCCATTGGAAACAATGTTGAGTACTAAGTACGATATTACTTTAGGTCATTATATGAATCCTTGGTCTGCAGCTTGGGCTTCACTATTTAGTGCAGCAATTGGTGGTGTATTTCCATTAGCAGCATTAATTTTGTCACCTACACGTTACCAATTTATTGCCACGATAGCAGCTACGGTAGTGGCTGTTGGTTTAACAGGTTTGTTGAGTGCTAAAATGTCTAACGGCTTGGTTAAGCGTGCAATGATTCGTAATGTGATTATTGGTTTGTTAACCATTGCAATACATTATGGCATTGGAAAACTATTTTAA
- a CDS encoding DNA-dependent RNA polymerase subunit epsilon, producing the protein MIYKVYYQEHPERNPKRETTVSLYLTADSLPQAREIIEENTTYNVEAIEELTDKALTYEKANPDFEITTF; encoded by the coding sequence ATGATTTACAAAGTTTATTACCAAGAACACCCAGAACGCAATCCCAAGCGTGAAACAACGGTTTCACTCTACTTAACGGCAGACAGTTTGCCACAAGCACGGGAAATTATTGAAGAAAACACAACTTATAATGTGGAAGCTATCGAAGAATTAACAGATAAGGCATTAACTTACGAAAAAGCCAACCCTGACTTCGAAATTACAACATTCTAA
- a CDS encoding VIT1/CCC1 transporter family protein produces the protein MDKQSLMQRNNLIRAAVMGANDGILSVSGIVLGVAGATSHTGTILLAGFAGMLAGTVSMAMGEYVSVSSQHDAQEKVRRVQTEALATNYDDEFSYVEDKYVSDGISPHLAQQATEEMMTKDALTTTVRERYGFSLDHELSAGGAALASLISFPIGSILPMVAISLMPRDMREVATFIAVIVALAITGYAAASLNGANKKRVALRNVVAGIFTMIVTYAIGSLFR, from the coding sequence ATGGATAAACAAAGTTTAATGCAACGTAACAATTTAATTAGAGCAGCAGTTATGGGTGCAAACGATGGTATTTTATCAGTATCTGGTATTGTTTTAGGTGTAGCTGGGGCTACAAGTCATACTGGTACAATTTTACTAGCCGGGTTTGCGGGAATGCTAGCAGGTACTGTATCGATGGCAATGGGTGAGTATGTGTCAGTTAGTTCACAACATGATGCGCAAGAAAAGGTAAGACGTGTTCAAACCGAGGCGTTAGCAACAAATTATGACGACGAATTTTCTTATGTTGAAGACAAATATGTGTCTGATGGCATCTCGCCACATTTAGCGCAACAGGCTACTGAAGAGATGATGACCAAAGATGCTTTGACAACTACTGTACGTGAGCGTTACGGCTTTTCACTAGATCATGAATTAAGTGCAGGTGGGGCAGCGTTAGCGTCGCTAATCAGCTTTCCAATTGGCTCAATTTTACCAATGGTAGCTATTTCGTTAATGCCAAGGGATATGCGTGAAGTAGCTACTTTTATTGCAGTGATTGTTGCATTGGCCATCACAGGATATGCAGCAGCATCTCTAAATGGTGCTAATAAAAAGCGCGTGGCCCTAAGAAACGTTGTTGCCGGTATATTTACAATGATTGTTACCTATGCAATTGGATCGTTATTTAGATGA
- the rnjA gene encoding ribonuclease J1, with amino-acid sequence MTYSVDIKPNEVAVYALGGLGEIGKNTYGIEYQNEIIVVDAGIKFPEDDLLGIDYVIPDYTYLVDNIDRVKALVITHGHEDHIGAISYFLQSVNVPVYAGPLAMALIKNKLEEKQMLNRVELHEITDGSVLEFDKLSVEFFRTTHSIPDVFGVAIHTPVGTIVETGDFKFDLTPTTKQPPNLWSMARIGENGVLLMMSDSTNAERPEWTKSEAWVAKSVNRIFDKIEHGRIIFATFASNMNRVRMATDAAIAHGRKIAVFGRSMESAVTNGRALGYLNIPDNMLVEQSEIKHIPDDELLILSTGSQGEPMAALARIAEGTHKQIRLKPKDNVIFSSSPIPGNTASVNQVINKLEEGGANVIYGKVNNIHTSGHGGQEEEKLMIALMKPKFFMPVHGEYRMLKVHASLAQELDVPKDHTFILENGDVLALDGENARVAGHFPGDDTYIDGSGIGDIGSVVLHDRQKLSQDGLVVVTATIDLKEKEILSGPDILSRGFVYMRESGDLINEGRRVIFGTMRRVMSNPNVNEADIRQAVIDDLSRFLYKETARKPMVLPMLIMI; translated from the coding sequence ATGACATATTCTGTAGATATTAAACCTAATGAAGTCGCAGTATATGCGCTAGGTGGATTAGGCGAGATCGGTAAGAACACATACGGTATTGAGTATCAAAATGAAATCATTGTCGTCGACGCGGGTATTAAGTTCCCGGAAGATGATTTACTCGGCATTGACTATGTTATTCCTGACTATACTTATTTAGTCGACAACATCGATCGCGTCAAGGCATTGGTTATTACGCACGGACACGAAGACCATATCGGTGCCATCTCCTACTTTTTACAATCAGTTAATGTTCCAGTCTATGCTGGTCCTTTAGCCATGGCTTTGATCAAGAATAAACTTGAAGAAAAGCAAATGTTAAATCGTGTTGAGCTGCACGAAATTACAGATGGTTCAGTACTTGAGTTTGATAAATTAAGTGTTGAATTTTTCCGAACAACGCACTCAATACCTGATGTGTTTGGTGTTGCTATCCATACCCCTGTTGGTACAATTGTTGAGACCGGTGATTTTAAATTTGATCTGACACCCACAACAAAACAGCCACCTAACCTCTGGTCAATGGCTCGTATTGGCGAAAATGGTGTCTTACTCATGATGAGTGATTCAACTAACGCTGAACGTCCTGAATGGACAAAATCAGAAGCTTGGGTCGCCAAATCAGTCAATCGTATTTTTGATAAAATTGAACATGGCCGCATTATTTTTGCTACATTCGCTTCTAATATGAATCGTGTTCGTATGGCAACTGATGCTGCCATTGCACATGGTCGTAAAATTGCTGTCTTTGGTCGTTCAATGGAATCAGCTGTAACTAACGGTCGCGCGCTAGGTTATTTGAATATCCCAGATAATATGCTTGTTGAGCAATCAGAAATCAAACATATTCCAGATGATGAGTTATTAATCTTATCCACTGGTTCTCAAGGTGAACCAATGGCAGCTTTAGCGCGAATTGCTGAAGGAACTCATAAACAAATTCGTCTAAAGCCTAAAGATAACGTTATTTTTTCTTCCTCACCTATCCCTGGTAATACAGCTTCCGTCAATCAAGTAATCAATAAGTTAGAAGAAGGCGGCGCTAATGTTATTTATGGTAAAGTCAATAACATCCACACATCTGGTCACGGTGGTCAAGAAGAAGAAAAATTGATGATTGCCTTGATGAAACCAAAATTCTTCATGCCGGTCCACGGTGAGTATCGTATGCTTAAGGTTCATGCATCATTAGCGCAAGAACTTGATGTGCCAAAAGATCACACTTTTATTTTAGAAAATGGTGATGTTTTGGCTTTAGATGGCGAAAATGCCCGTGTTGCTGGTCATTTTCCCGGTGACGATACCTACATTGATGGATCGGGTATCGGAGATATTGGTTCAGTTGTATTACATGATCGTCAAAAATTGTCTCAGGACGGCTTAGTTGTCGTAACTGCAACAATTGATTTAAAAGAAAAAGAAATTTTGTCTGGTCCAGATATTTTATCTCGTGGATTCGTTTACATGCGTGAATCTGGTGATTTGATTAATGAAGGCCGCCGTGTTATTTTTGGAACAATGCGTCGTGTGATGAGTAATCCAAATGTTAACGAAGCAGATATTCGTCAAGCGGTTATTGATGATCTTTCTAGATTTTTATATAAAGAGACTGCACGTAAACCTATGGTCTTACCAATGTTAATTATGATTTGA
- a CDS encoding TIGR00730 family Rossman fold protein produces the protein MTVQSIAVFMGAQFGNDPEYTIIAEKLGQLIAEKKLKLVYGGGRDGLMGATALSTMAHGGEVIGITPNNLAEDAISPEQVTRLIEVDSMSERKDLMMRYADAFVVLPGGFGTLEELAQVLSWAKIGLHDKPLVLLNINGFYDSLWAWLKETVTKGFVAEHELQHVQLFDNIDDTLIYINQFNVLIHETNDY, from the coding sequence ATGACAGTTCAATCTATTGCCGTTTTCATGGGCGCACAATTTGGAAATGATCCAGAATATACTATAATAGCCGAGAAGCTTGGCCAATTAATTGCTGAAAAGAAATTAAAATTGGTTTATGGTGGCGGTAGGGATGGTTTAATGGGGGCAACTGCGCTCAGCACAATGGCCCACGGTGGCGAGGTTATTGGCATAACCCCAAACAATCTCGCCGAAGATGCCATTTCACCAGAGCAAGTGACGCGGTTAATTGAGGTTGATAGTATGTCAGAACGTAAAGACCTTATGATGCGCTATGCGGATGCTTTTGTTGTGCTTCCAGGTGGTTTTGGTACTTTAGAAGAATTGGCACAAGTACTGAGTTGGGCAAAGATAGGCTTACATGATAAGCCACTTGTCTTATTAAACATTAATGGTTTTTATGATAGTTTATGGGCTTGGCTAAAAGAAACTGTGACCAAAGGTTTTGTAGCTGAACACGAATTACAACATGTACAGCTCTTTGACAATATTGATGATACATTAATCTATATTAATCAATTTAACGTGCTAATCCATGAAACAAACGACTATTAA
- the ppcA gene encoding phosphoenolpyruvate carboxylase, translating into MTQRKFPTIMGTQHPDNANAPFWDASQQPFISAYNEMNEAFENFSELNVDEYMWDWEGKHADAAVIDRLFSTEYDYFKTNQIGRDKFLTFRFPNIWEEKGYSLMQAMTAILSSEDFAHDLGFDQRPLFEAILPMAQRADQLLEMQILFEKLANFKSVEFTKTDKNTPYIEMIPLFEDFNTQLHAPEILKEYLKLHEEHFGFRPKYLRVFLAGSDSALTAGFMSSITGNKLAIARLHEFAKEENIDVYPISGTGSAIFRGGLSPHRIDRYVTEFPGVRTATVQSAFRYDFPLADVQQAITELKEKLPNAEPLKISANDQKILAEVAEESARFYADTLDQLIPDMQPIFKAFPKRRDRRQHVGVLGYSRSVDGIELPRAINFTGSFYSIGIPPEFIGFGRALANLNADHLSVFVRNYPSMKKDFRELAGYINLDALEILKTQSPAWAEVEQDIMTLKAIFNLEIGPHNREQQQHAEIALQVVQIKDGAPVATTALINRMAQLRHFLG; encoded by the coding sequence ATGACACAACGAAAATTCCCTACTATTATGGGTACGCAACATCCTGATAATGCCAATGCACCATTTTGGGACGCCTCGCAACAACCATTTATCAGCGCATATAACGAGATGAATGAAGCTTTTGAAAATTTTAGTGAATTAAACGTTGATGAGTACATGTGGGACTGGGAAGGTAAGCATGCCGATGCAGCTGTCATCGATCGCCTATTTAGTACCGAATATGACTACTTCAAAACGAATCAAATTGGTCGTGATAAATTTCTGACTTTCCGTTTCCCAAATATTTGGGAAGAAAAAGGCTATAGCTTAATGCAAGCAATGACTGCTATTTTAAGTTCAGAGGATTTTGCTCATGATCTTGGATTTGATCAACGCCCTTTGTTTGAAGCCATATTACCAATGGCACAACGTGCAGATCAATTACTTGAAATGCAGATATTGTTTGAAAAATTAGCCAACTTTAAGTCAGTTGAATTCACAAAAACTGACAAAAACACACCCTATATTGAAATGATTCCTCTGTTTGAGGATTTTAATACCCAATTACACGCGCCTGAAATTTTGAAAGAATACCTCAAATTACATGAAGAACACTTTGGTTTTCGACCAAAATATCTGCGTGTCTTCTTAGCAGGATCTGACTCTGCATTAACTGCTGGATTTATGAGTTCAATCACAGGTAATAAACTTGCCATTGCAAGATTACATGAATTTGCAAAAGAAGAAAATATCGATGTTTATCCCATTTCTGGAACAGGTTCAGCTATTTTCCGTGGTGGTTTATCACCACATCGTATTGACCGCTATGTCACAGAATTCCCAGGTGTACGCACTGCGACTGTCCAGTCCGCTTTCCGTTATGATTTTCCATTGGCAGATGTACAACAAGCCATCACAGAGTTAAAAGAAAAACTGCCAAATGCTGAACCATTAAAAATTTCTGCTAATGATCAAAAAATCCTAGCAGAAGTGGCTGAAGAATCTGCTCGATTTTATGCAGATACACTAGATCAATTAATTCCCGACATGCAACCTATATTCAAAGCTTTTCCTAAGCGTCGCGATCGTCGCCAACACGTTGGCGTTCTTGGTTATTCACGATCAGTTGATGGCATTGAGCTCCCCCGTGCTATTAACTTTACAGGATCATTTTATTCCATTGGTATCCCGCCTGAATTTATTGGTTTTGGTCGTGCATTAGCAAATCTAAACGCTGATCATTTATCAGTTTTTGTCCGGAACTATCCTAGCATGAAAAAAGATTTCCGTGAATTAGCAGGCTATATTAATTTAGATGCCTTAGAAATTTTGAAAACTCAAAGTCCTGCCTGGGCAGAGGTTGAACAAGATATTATGACACTCAAGGCCATTTTTAATCTTGAAATTGGTCCTCACAACCGCGAACAACAACAACACGCAGAAATTGCACTACAAGTTGTTCAAATCAAAGATGGTGCCCCAGTTGCTACCACAGCTTTAATCAATCGCATGGCACAACTCCGACACTTCTTAGGTTAA
- a CDS encoding DUF1054 family protein: MFKDSDFEIFNVASLTDRMKLIRTIIDPKFEQSAEAILPILNTNGQQWYAHVAKHLRRTTNAPDNTWVAFAPNKRGYKMMPHFELGIWADHVYLYLAVEENMKPKETAAIVAKMTSARDIIAKLSNDFVLSSDHMVNTSNALTLSTYDDAVQRFANIKHSEVLVGIKLLRGDKHFEEDTDLFQITTVLALLLPLYDKLK, from the coding sequence ATGTTTAAAGATAGTGATTTTGAGATATTTAATGTTGCATCATTAACTGATAGAATGAAACTTATTAGGACTATCATTGATCCAAAATTCGAGCAGTCTGCTGAAGCAATTTTACCAATATTAAATACGAATGGGCAACAGTGGTATGCACATGTTGCCAAACATTTACGTCGGACAACAAACGCGCCGGACAACACATGGGTAGCTTTTGCACCAAATAAGCGTGGTTATAAAATGATGCCACATTTTGAACTTGGTATTTGGGCCGATCATGTTTATCTTTACCTCGCAGTAGAAGAGAACATGAAGCCAAAAGAAACAGCAGCGATTGTCGCTAAAATGACATCAGCCAGGGATATAATTGCAAAATTATCAAATGATTTTGTACTGAGTTCAGACCATATGGTTAATACTTCAAACGCATTGACTTTGTCAACGTATGATGATGCCGTTCAGCGTTTTGCTAACATAAAGCATAGTGAGGTGCTAGTTGGGATTAAGCTGTTACGTGGAGACAAACACTTTGAAGAAGACACAGACTTATTTCAAATAACAACTGTCCTGGCATTGCTATTACCACTATATGATAAACTAAAATAA
- a CDS encoding diacylglycerol/lipid kinase family protein — protein MPNYFVINNPSAGNGVHSNIVINIKKTPNIAAWHDTDYAGHAMYLAKKLAKTIDDPTAVVLVIGGDGTLNEVLNGLLQFKRAVKLPIAYIPTGSGNDFARGINLGTAEQAFSHLKRVTQTQLLNIGKINGDAPHHITKYFVNSIGIGFDAAVVAQTNQTALKRRLNKLGCGSLSYLLSVLCVFFKQHDFQMTLMNGEDYIQMPHAFLVTLTNQVYFGGGIAILPGADVHQNELDMVVADKMSFIQFLVMFASLKKNGGHLQFKSVHKISLARGAKIHVRDIQPGQIDGEELGNGTFSFNIDYQTYPFWL, from the coding sequence ATGCCTAATTATTTTGTCATTAATAACCCTTCCGCTGGTAATGGCGTTCACTCAAATATTGTCATCAACATCAAAAAAACACCAAATATTGCCGCATGGCATGATACCGATTATGCTGGACATGCTATGTATTTAGCCAAAAAACTAGCTAAAACAATTGATGATCCTACCGCGGTTGTTCTCGTTATCGGTGGTGATGGCACATTAAACGAGGTGTTAAATGGGCTACTACAATTTAAGCGTGCTGTTAAACTACCTATTGCCTATATACCCACAGGTTCAGGTAATGACTTTGCTCGCGGCATTAATCTCGGGACCGCTGAACAGGCATTTAGTCACCTTAAACGTGTGACTCAGACTCAATTGCTTAACATCGGAAAAATTAATGGCGATGCGCCACATCATATAACGAAATACTTTGTCAACAGTATTGGCATCGGATTTGATGCTGCAGTTGTTGCACAGACAAATCAAACGGCTTTAAAAAGACGTTTAAATAAATTAGGATGTGGTTCTCTCAGCTATTTGCTGTCTGTCTTATGCGTTTTTTTCAAACAGCATGATTTTCAAATGACACTGATGAATGGTGAGGATTATATTCAAATGCCCCACGCATTTCTTGTAACCTTGACAAATCAAGTCTACTTTGGTGGCGGCATCGCCATTTTACCAGGTGCAGATGTCCATCAAAACGAACTTGATATGGTAGTTGCTGATAAAATGTCCTTCATTCAATTTTTAGTTATGTTTGCCTCTCTCAAAAAAAATGGTGGTCATTTACAATTCAAATCTGTCCATAAAATTTCATTGGCTCGAGGTGCCAAAATTCACGTTCGTGATATTCAACCCGGTCAAATAGATGGCGAAGAACTAGGCAATGGTACATTTTCTTTTAACATCGATTATCAAACTTATCCATTTTGGTTATAA